The Papaver somniferum cultivar HN1 unplaced genomic scaffold, ASM357369v1 unplaced-scaffold_33, whole genome shotgun sequence genome includes a window with the following:
- the LOC113341994 gene encoding uncharacterized protein LOC113341994 codes for METFTGKRQEETRDSGGESHTNSFQLGGLMFNYPQGGHDSNSVQRLPKLDFPRFDGENPKRWIQKCDRYFLLNNIRDEHHKVTMAAMHMEGKADKWLTNLQSTRSITSWFELAEHACIRFENPANDNILGVFSKISQTTTVDDYFEQFENLKGLLFRYYPMLNEHYFVMSFIGGLKDDIKHSKRRTLGICFNCDEVYRPVHFCKKQHLFQTVATEEEVESNEQEEAVTDCEYPPTVESDMEISLHALTGHAIGDTIRIPGILHNCKISVLIDTGSTHSFIDCDLATSLGCDITPTANISVTVANGDKTVSNGICTSLQWKMQNHSFAGNPRLLALGGCDIVLGADWLKKLGDITFNLSNLSITFSYKGTYITLVGDTSPPTLKQIGPKGVKQFFKNNSHGIFAQLTSITITPPPHPTPPIISEVLQDFQNVFANPTQLPPHRSLDHFIPLIPNSSPVNQRPYKCPFFKKYVVEQLVQEMLHSGIKQPSHSPFASPILLVKKKDNCWRFCVDYLKLNNITIKDKFPIPIIDELLDE; via the exons ATGGAGACTTTTACAGGCAAGAGGCAGGAAGAAACAagagattcaggtggagaatctcaTACAAATTCTTTCCAGCTCGGAGGGTTGATGTTCAATTATCCACAAGGGGGTCATGATTCTAACAGCGTCCAACGTTTACCAAAGTTGGATTTCCCAAGATTTGATGGAGAGAACCCCAAAAGATGGATTCAAAAGTGTGACAGGTATTTCTTGCTCAACAACATTAGAGATGAACACCATAAGGTTACTATGGCCGCTATGCATATGGAGGGAAAAGCAGATAAGTGGTTAACCAATCTGCAGTCTACTAGATCTATTACTTCCTGGTTTGAGCTAGCTGAGCATGCTTGTATTAGATTCGAAAATCCTGCAAATGACAACATCTTAGGCGTATTCAGTAAGATATCTCAAACCACTACTGTAGATGATTATTTTGAGCAGTTTGAGAACTTAAAAGGGCTTTTATTTCGATATTATCCTATGTTGAATGAACATTATTTTGTGATGAGTTTCATTGGTGGGCTAAAGGATGATATCAAGCACTCC AAACGCAGGACTCTAGGGATTTGTTTTAATTGTGATGAGGTTTATAGGCCTGTCCATTTCTGTAAGAAGCAACATCTATTTCAAACGGTAGCTACTGAAGAAGAGGTAGAGTCTAATGAACAGGAAGAAGCAGTCACTGATTGTGAATATCCTCCTACAGTTGAGAGTGACATGGAAATATCCCTTCATGCACTTACAGGACATGCCATTGGAGACACTATTCGCATTCCAGGGATTCTTCATAATTGTAAAATTTCTGTTCTCATTGACACAGGGAGTACTCACAGCTTTATTGACTGTGATTTAGCTACTTCCCTTGGTTGTGATATTACCCCCACTGCTAATATATCTGTTACAGTTGCTAATGGTGACAAAACTGTCAGTAATGGGATTTGCACTTCCTTACAGTGGAAAATGCAGAACCATTCTTTTGCAGGAAATCCGAGGCTACTTGCACTTGGTGGATGTGACATAGTTCTAGGAGCTGACTGGCTAAAAAAGTTGGGTGATATTACTTTTAATCTGTCTAACCTGAGTATCACTTTTTCTTACAAAGGCACATACATTACATTAGTGGGAGATACTTCTCCACCTACCTTAAAACAGATTGGCCCTAAAGGAGTGAAGcagttctttaagaataattctcaTGGTATTTTTGCTCAGCTGACATCTATCACTATTACTCCACCTCCACACCCTACTCCACCAATCATTTCTGAAGTCCTTCAAGACTTTCAGAATGTTTTTGCTAACCCCACCCAACTACCACCACATAGATCCTTAGACCATTTTATTCCTCTTATACCCAATTCAAGTCCTGTAAATCAGAGACCATATAAATGTCCATTTTTCAAGAAGTATGTGGTTGAACAATTAGTGCAAGAAATGTTGCATAGTGGCATCAAACAACCCAGTCATAGCCCATTTGCATCTCccattcttttggtcaagaagaaggATAATTGttggagattttgtgtggatTATTTGAAGCTCAACAACATCACCATCAAAGATAAGTTTCCTATTCCCATAATTGATGAACTATTGGATGAATGA